GCGAGGGCTATGAACTGCTCGTTGTCCTCCCTGATCTTCTCGGGGCTGCGTCCCACACGCGACTTCTGGAACTCCTGCATGGCGGTGACGATCCCGGAGCGTCCTGCGCAGAGGGTCAACGCCTCGATGTAGGCGGGCTGGTTCACCGGATCGCCGGCCCCGAGGTCCGCATTCGGTGCACCGATGAACTCGACGCCTTCGTCGGCAAGGCAACCGTTGAACTCCTCCAGGGCATCCATCATCTGGATTCCCGGAGGAACCTTCTCCTCGGCCAACGGGATGGTCTCCTTGACAGGCTCAGCTGTCGTGGTCGTGGACGTGGACGAGGACACGGCCACGTCGTCGGTGTCGACGCTGGTCTCCGACGCCGTCTGGACGCTGGTCTCCGACGCCGTCGTCCCATCCGAGGCAACTGCGATGGTCGTGGGAGCAGCCGATGTCGTCGACGTCGTGGAGGTCGTCGACGTCGTGCTGACCACGATCTCGGTCGGCGCGTCCTCGGCGAGCAGCGTCACCTTCTGCGTCGTCTCCGACTGTGCGCCACCACAGGCCGTGACCACCACCAGCATCCCGACCAGCGTCGCCCGCAGGATTCCCGTCATCATTCCTCCCCTGCCCGTTCCAGCCCGATCTCGCTGATGCAGTCCCGGATCTCATCGCTGTCTATGTCGCCGTCGGCGCTCGAGAACTGGTCGCCCGGGCTGAGCAGCCCATTCTCGTCGGGGCGGAGCTCGCCGATCTCCCATCCCCTGGTGCGCAGGCAGTCGGCTAGTTCTATGAAGTCCTCGTTCGCCTGCCTTATCTCGTCGGGCGCCATGTCCGAACGGGATGTCTGGAAGTCCTGATAGGCATTGGCTATACCGGTCCGGCTGTTGCAGAACTGGAGGGCCTCAAGGTAGCCGGGTTGGTTCACAGGGTCGTTCGCCCCGAGGTCGGCATTGGGGAAGCCGATCCACTGGTAGCCCTCGGCCGCCAGGCAGGTGTTGAAGTCGTCGAGTGCCCCCATGAGCTTCAGGCCCGGGTTGATGTCCTCCTCGGCCAACGGGATGGTCTCCTTCACCGGAGCGACGGTCGACGTGCTGGTCGTCGACGTCGTCGTCGGCACGTCGTCCGACACCGGTTCGGGGGAGGCCACCTCGTCAGAGGCCTCTCCGGCCTGAGCGACGCTCGAAGCTGGGACCGTGGTCTCGGACGCCGTCGCCTCCTCGGAGGACGCGCCGGCCGACGAGGCGACGGACTCGGGAGCTGAGGGCTCGGGGGCAACGGCCTCGGGAGCTGAGGGCTCGGGAGCGACGGAGGTCGAGGTGGTGGTCGGGGCCTCGCCGAACCCTGCCGGCACCACGATCTGGGTGGCCTGGTCGGCCGACAGGACCACCACCGTCCTGACGCCCTCCGCGCTCGTGCCGCCCGCGGTGCAGGCAGGTAGGAGCGCGACGAGGCCACAGGCCACTAGGAACAGACGATGCATCGTCGGCAACGATAACGGTGGCTCCGTGTGGGGTAGGTGTTGGGACAGTTAGCACCCTGTGAGCCGGCGACCGCCGACCATGGCCCGTCCGGTTCCCGGCTCCTAACCTTGGCCCGTGGCCGACTTCTTCCAGAACGGCGTCATCGCCACGCTCCATGACCTCGGACGGCGATCCACCGAGGACCTGGAGCGCGAGCTGAAGGCGTGGAGCGGTGAGACGCCGATGTCGCTGATCATTCCCTGCCTGGTGGCCGATCTGGACGCACCGTCCCTGGAGCGGATAGTCAGACAACTGGCCGCCGTCCCCTACCTTGACGAGGTCGTGGTGGGCCTGGACCGGGCCGATGCCGATGGCTTCGCCCGGGCCCGCGGCATCTTCTCGCGACTCCCCCAGCACCACCGGATCCTCTGGAACGACGGACCCCGCCTGCGGGCCATCCGGGATGAGCTGGACGCCCACGACCTCACCACCGGCCTCCCCGGCAAGGGTCGCAACGTCTGGTTCTGCCTCGGCTACTTCCTGGCCGCGGGCAGGGGCCGGATCGTCGCACTGCACGACGCCGACATCCGCGACTACGACCGGTCGCTGCCGGCCCGCCTGCTCTATCCGGTGGCCCACCCGTCCACACGCTTCGGCTTCGCCAAGGGCTACTACCACCGGGCCTCACGTGGGGCCGTGGACGGCGACCGCCTGTACGGGCGGGTGACGCGGCTGTTCGTGACGCCCCTCATCCGGGCCATGGCGGTCACGTTCGGTGAACGCGGCTACCTCGACTACCTCGACAGCTTCCGCTACCCGCTGGCCGGCGAGTGCGCCATGACGCTCGACGTGGCCGAGACCCTGCGGGTGCCATCGGACTGGGGCTTCGAGATCGGCGTGCTGGCCGAGGTCTACCGGCACCTCCCCACGACCCGGGTCTGCCAGGTCGACGTTGCCGACACCTACGACCACAAGCACCGTGACCTCTCGGCCGACGATCCCGACAGCGGTCTCCATCGGATGAGCGCGGACATCGCCAGGGCGATCTACCGCAGGTTGGCGATCTCCGGCGTTGTCCTCTCGGCTGAGGGATTCCGGTCGCTCGAGGCGGCCTACGACCGAACGGCGCTCGACCTGATCGACCGCTACGAGGCTGACGCCGCGTTCAACGGCCTGAACTACGACCGACACGGCGAGGAGGTGACCATCCAGGTCTTCGCCCGGGCCATCGTCCGGGCTGGCGCCGAGTTCCTGGAGGATCCGTTGGAGTCCACGTTCATCCCCAGCTGGTCACGGGTCCGGTCCGAGCTCCCCGACCTGGCGGAGCGCCTGGTGGCCGCCGTGGAGGCCGACGCGACCTCCCAGTAACGACGCGCCCCACGCCCCGGCCGTGGGGAGCAGGTGGTTCGGGCCGTAGGAACCACCAGGGCCGGTGCTGCGGTGGAGGTGATGAGAATCGAACTCACGACCTCTACGTTGCGAACGTAGCGCTCTAGCCAACTGAGCTACACCCCCGCGATCGCCGACGAGCGTAGCGGGATGCTCCGGCGCCGGAACCCCGGTCAGGCGTTGTCGATCAGTTGGCCCGACGGCTCAGCACCGCCTCGTCGCTCATGGCCACGGAAGCGCCCAGGCCGCCAAGCAGCGAACCGCTGGACCGGAACGGAATGACCATGGCCTCACGCTCGACCTCGAGCTGGTGGCGCTGGGTGACGAGCACCGCATAGCAGACGAGCACCAGGTCGACGAGGAAGTGGGCCATCCACACCGCTCCGCCAACGGCGACGCCGGAGAGGAAGGTGAAGGTTGCCATGCCGCCGAGGGCGATAAGCAGGTCACGGCGGCGGCGGCGGGCCGATCGGACGTCGGCGGGCACCGCTGTGGCGGCGGCCCGGATCGAGCGGAGGTGGCTGGCGTCGAACCGGCCGGCACCGCGTCCGACGGCCACGAGGGCGAGAACCGGACGCCCGAGGGCGCTGCGATGGCGAATGATCGGCGGCAGCAGCACCGCCATCCACAGAACTCCGAGCCCCAGGAGGATCAGCAACGGTTCTTACCTCTCCACAGACCGTGACGCACGACGGCACCGTAGTTCCGGATCGTTGCAAAATGGTGGACTTCCTCGCGCTCTGGGCGCGAACACTCGCGCGCAGTGCGCGATCCGAGTTCAGTCGCCTCTACGCCAGTTGCCGGACCGGCCGCCCGACTTCTCGAGGAGACCCAGCGACTCCACCTGCATCGACCGGTCGCTGGCCTTGCACATGTCGTAGACGGTCAGGGCCGCCACCGCACAGGCGGTAAGGGCCTCCATCTCCACCCCGGTCCGATCCACCGTCTCGGCTGTGGCCTCGATGTCCAGCCAGGACGGGCCGGGGACGAGGTCCACCTGCACGGAGCTGAGCATCAGGGGGTGGCAGAGCGGGATCAGCTCCGAGGTCCGCTTGGCCGCCTGGATGCCGGCCACGCGGGCGACGGCCAGGACATCGCCCTTGGCCACCGTCCCGGCGGCCAACGCTTCGGCCGTGGCAGCCTGCATGGCCACACGGGCCCGGGCCACGGCCCGACGCCGGGTCACCGCCTTGTCACCCACGTCGACCATGCGGGCCCGACCCTCGGCGTCGAGGTGGGTGAAGCCCTCTCCCGCCACGGGGGTCAGCCGCCGATCTGGGACATCGACCGGTTCGGTCGGACGAAGTCGACCGAGGCGATCCCGTGGCCCGCCCACTTGGCGGCCACCGCCCCCTGCAGCAGGTCTCCGACCTCGTCGTCGGACGCTCCCGAGCGCAACAGCGACCGGAGGTCGAACTCCTCCACGGCGAACAGGCAGTTCCGGAACTGGCCGTCGGCGGTGAGGCGGATCCGGTCACACGAATCGCAGAAGCTGCGGGTCACGCTGGCCACCACGCCGATCCCGCCGGC
This genomic window from Acidimicrobiales bacterium contains:
- the moaC gene encoding cyclic pyranopterin monophosphate synthase MoaC; this translates as MVDVGDKAVTRRRAVARARVAMQAATAEALAAGTVAKGDVLAVARVAGIQAAKRTSELIPLCHPLMLSSVQVDLVPGPSWLDIEATAETVDRTGVEMEALTACAVAALTVYDMCKASDRSMQVESLGLLEKSGGRSGNWRRGD